From Pempheris klunzingeri isolate RE-2024b chromosome 16, fPemKlu1.hap1, whole genome shotgun sequence, a single genomic window includes:
- the LOC139215732 gene encoding gastrula zinc finger protein xFG20-1-like, translating to MCKVQMLRALLKQRLSAAAEEIFGLFERTIAEYEEELCRSQEENERQRRLLDAVLSPQLRLHRAVLPADVQQPAGAKEQLPCERQDPPEPPHIKEEQEEVWTSRQGEQLQGPEEAHITEFPLTPVPVKSEDDEEEAQSSQLHHRHTEHMETEADGEDCGGPGPDRNPHPRGPLEAEDQTEDCSEPQTEDSEDWEETREAQSGSKSLKNTKVKKRFSCFECGKKFSLKKNLKRHVRTHTGVKPFTCLECGKRFGRKSHLQRHVKIHTGEKLFRCSECGKGLTEKFNLIQHMRTHTGEKPYICSACDRGFADKATLTEHMRIHTGEKPFSCRVCDHSFTWRSQLKKHKCAGGQSSQLHLQQAEENREAEPPASSSAQHMETEADGEDCGGPGPDRNPHLDLQLSSDDESSSWSAFDSDSDDDDDDDDDCSSTETSLSVLRPQRTSRSARVDRSGSVLKPFRCTTCGKSFADRNDLHKHIPKHTGRRGKPFGCTLCGLLSSDHETMLTHMKVHTEVKLFTCSICKATFSLYDSLTFHMAGRGGSPGVSHVGRSSSRKKEKRSVSTLLHPTIAQPWGVNNLNITNHKEPKDSDSTSGPEASIHLPSCSRCSRCSRCSSCGAPSPAAPSHHFRVRRDTTSGSEGTPLPGQKGRHFRVTLPLGGQSNGTESVSRKSRRDRVNMCKVQMLRALLKQRLSAAAEEIFGLFERTIAEYEEELCRSQEENERQRRLLDAVLSPQLRLHRAADVQQPAGAEEQLPCERQDPPEPPHIKEEQEEVWTSRQGEQLQGPEEAHITEFPLTPVPVKSEDDEEEAQSSQLHHRHTEHMETEADGEDCGGPGPDRNPRPRGPLEAEDQTEDSSETETEDSEDWEETREAQSGSKSHNNKGSCRKRLIGDKLLSCSECGKIFANKTNLKIHMNIHTREKSFSCLVCGKIFAQGGNLREHMSVHREEKPYSCSVCEQRFSTLTRLRTHQRACRLPPRLQQRQTDKHMETEADGEDCGGPGPDRNPHPRGSLEAEDQTEDCSD from the exons ATGTGTAAAGTCCAGATGCTGAGAGCGCTGCTGAAGCAGAgactgagtgctgctgctgaagagatATTTGGGCTGTTTGAAAGAACCATAGCAGAGTACGAGGAGGAGCTCTGTCGGTCACAGGAGGAGAACGAGCGGCAGCGGAGACTCCTGGACGCTGTTCTCAGCCCCCAGCTTCGGCTGCACAGAGCAG TGCTTCCTGCAGACGTCCAGCAGCCGGCGGGGGCCAAAGAACAGCTTCCCTGTGAGCGGCAGGACCCCCCAGAGCCCCCCCACattaaagaggagcaggaggaggtctgGACCAGTCGGCAGGGAGAGCAGCTTCAAGGGCCGGAGGAGGCTCATATCACCGAGTTCCCACTGACTCCTGTccctgtgaagagtgaagatgatgaagaggaagctcagtcctcacagcttcatcacagacacactgaacacatggagacagaagctgatggagaggactgtggaggaccaggaccagacagGAACCCACATCCACGTGGACCCTTAGAGGCCGAGGACCAGACTGAAGACTGTTCTGAACCACAGACTGAGGACAGTGAGGACTGGGAGGAGACCAGAGAAGCTCAGTCTGGGTCAAAGTCcctgaaaaacaccaaagtgaagAAACGATTTAGCTGCTTTGAATGTGGGAAAAAGTTTAGCCTCAAGAAAAATCTGAAGAGACACGTGAGAACTCACACAGGAGTGAAACCATTTACCTGCCTAGAGTGTGGGAAAAGGTTCGGCCGAAAGTCACATCTGCAGAGACACGTGAAgattcacacaggagagaaactcTTCAGGTGCTCTGAGTGTGGCAAAGGATTAACGGAGAAGTTCAATCTGATACAACACATGAGAACCCACACGGGGGAGAAACCATACATCTGCTCTGCATGTGACAGAGGCTTTGCTGACAAGGCGACTCTGACAGaacacatgagaatccacacaggagagaaaccctTCAGCTGCAGAGTCTGTGACCACAGCTTCACTTGGCGTTCAcagctgaaaaaacacaagtgtgctGGTGGTCAGTCCTcacagctccacctgcagcaggcggaggagaacagagaggcagagcctcCAGCCAGCAGCTCGGCtcaacacatggagacagaagctgatggagaggactgtggaggaccaggaccagacagGAACCCACATCTAGACTTACAGTTGAGTAGTGATGATGAATCGTCCTCATGGTCTGCGTTTGACTCTGACAgtgacgatgacgatgatgacgatgatgactgCTCGTCTACAGAGACGAGCCTTTCAGTTTTAAGGCCTCAGAGAACCAGCAGGTCTGCCCGTGTGGATCGGTCTGGTTCTGTGCTGAAGCCGTTTCGTTGCACCACGTGCGGTAAAAGCTTTGCTGACAGAAACgatctgcacaaacacattccGAAGCACACGGGCAGGAGAGGGAAACCATTTGGCTGCACTCTGTGTGGCCTACTGTCCTCTGACCATGAAACAATGTTGACTCATATGAAAGTCCACACAGAGGTAAAACTCTTCACCTGCTCAATCTGTAAAGCAACTTTTAGTCTGTATGACTCACTGACGTTTCACATG GCAGGTAGAGGAGGGTCACCAGGAGTCAGCCATGTTGGCAGATCTTCTAGCAGGAAGAAGGAGAAACGGAGCGTGTCTACCCTGCTACACCCCACCATCGCTCAGCCCTGGGGGGTGAACAACCTGAACATCACAAACCACAAAGAGCCCAAAGACAGTGACAGCACTTCAGGTCCAGAGGCCTCCATCCACCTTCCCTCCTGCTCCAGGTGCTCCAGGTGCTCCAGGTGCTCCAG CTGCGGGGCTCCATCACCAGCTGCTCCATCACACCACTTCCGGGTCAGAAGGGACACCACTTCCGGGTCAGAAGGGACGCCACTTCCGGGTCAGAAGGGACGCCACTTCCGGGTCACACTTCCTCTCGGCGGTCAGAGCAACGGAACGGAGAGCGTGAGCAGGAAGAGCCGCCGTGACCGTGTGAACATGTGTAAAGTCCAGATGCTGAGAGCGCTGCTGAAGCAGAgactgagtgctgctgctgaagagatATTTGGGCTGTTTGAAAGAACCATAGCAGAGTACGAGGAGGAGCTCTGTCGGTCACAGGAGGAGAACGAGCGGCAGCGGAGACTCCTGGACGCTGTTCTCAGCCCCCAGCTTCGGCTGCACAGAGCAG CAGACGTCCAGCAGCCGGCGGGGGCCGAAGAACAGCTTCCCTGTGAGCGGCAGGACCCCCCAGAGCCCCCCCACattaaagaggagcaggaggaggtctgGACCAGTCGGCAGGGAGAGCAGCTTCAAGGGCCGGAGGAGGCTCATATCACCGAGTTCCCACTGACTCCTGTccctgtgaagagtgaagatgatgaagaggaagctcagtcctcacagcttcatcacagacacactgaacacatggagacagaagctgatggagaggactgtggaggaccaggaccagacagGAACCCACGTCCACGTGGACCCTTAGAGGCCGAGGACCAGACTGAAGACTCCTCAGAGACCGAGACTGAGGACAGTGAGGACTGGGAGGAGACCAGAGAAGCTCAGTCTGGGtcaaagtctcacaataacaaaGGAAGTTGTAGGAAACGTCTTATTGGCGACAAACTGTTGAGCTGCTCTGAGTGTGGTAAAATATTTGCTAACAAGACAAACCTGAAGATACATATGAACATTCACACAAGAGAAAAGTCCTTCAGCTGTTTAGTTTGCGGTAAAATATTTGCACAAGGAGGAAATCTGAGAGAACACATGTCCGTCCACAGAGAAGAGAAACCTTACAGCTGCAGCGTCTGCGAGCAAAGGTTCAGTACGTTGACACGTCTCAGGACCCACCAGCGTGCTTGTCGTCTGCCCCCTCGgcttcagcagagacagactgacaaacacatggagacagaagctgatggagaggactgtggaggaccaggaccagacagGAACCCACATCCACGTGGATCCTTAGAGGCCGAGGACCAGACTGAAGACTGTTCTGACTGA
- the LOC139215068 gene encoding zinc finger protein Paris-like — protein sequence MCKVQMLRALLKQRLSAAAEEIFGLFERTIAEYEEELCRSQEENERQRRLLDAVLSPQLRLHRADVQQPAGAKEQVPCERQDPPEPPHIKEEQEEVWTSRQGEQLQGPEEAHITEFPLTPVPVKSEDDEEEAQSSQLHHRHTEHMETEADGEDCGGPEPDRNPHPRGPLEAEDQTRDCSEPQTEDSEDFRGAQSGLQSLISDVTGCNTDTKPFSCSECGKRFSQVGSLKRHLRNHTGERPFSCSVCGKRFRRKAHLQTHMRCHTGEKPFSCLFCGKSFSQKGHLSQHVALHTGEKPFSCRVCDQRFTWYEQLKRHKCAGGQSSQLHLQQAEENREAEPPASSSAQHMETEADGEDCGGPGPDRNPHPRGPLEPEDQTGDCSEPEVEGGDDDDCMWRPENLGQVEGRVSCDAGKKRVW from the exons ATGTGTAAAGTCCAGATGCTGAGAGCGCTGCTGAAGCAGAgactgagtgctgctgctgaagagatATTTGGGCTGTTTGAAAGAACCATAGCAGAGTACGAGGAGGAGCTCTGTCGGTCACAGGAGGAGAACGAGCGGCAGCGGAGACTCCTGGACGCTGTTCTCAGCCCCCAGCTTCGGCTGCACAGAGCAG ACGTCCAGCAGCCGGCGGGGGCCAAAGAACAGGTTCCCTGTGAGCGGCAGGACCCCCCAGAGCCCCCCCACattaaagaggagcaggaggaggtctgGACCAGTCGGCAGGGAGAGCAGCTTCAAGGGCCGGAGGAGGCTCATATCACCGAGTTCCCACTGACTCCTGTccctgtgaagagtgaagatgatgaagaggaagctcagtcctcacagcttcatcacagacacactgaacacatggagacagaagctgatggagaggactgtggaggaccAGAACCAGACAGGAACCCACATCCACGTGGACCCTTAGAGGCCGAGGACCAGACTAGAGACTGTTCTGAACCACAGACTGAGGACAGTGAGGACTTCAGAGGAGCTCAGTCTGGTTTACAGTCTCTGATCAGTGATGTTACAGGATGTAACACTGACACTAAACCATTTAGCTGCTCTGAATGTGGGAAAAGATTTAGTCAAGTGGGAAGTCTGAAGAGACACCTGAGGAATCACACAGGAGAGAGACCTTTCAGCTGCTCAGTCTGCGGGAAAAGGTTTCGGCGCAAAGCtcatctgcagacacacatgagaTGTCACACGGGGGAGAAACCAttcagctgcttgttttgtgGTAAAAGCTTTTCACAGAAAGGACATCTGTCCCAACACGTGGCCCTGCACACCGGAGAGAAACCCTTCAGCTGCAGAGTCTGTGACCAGAGGTTCACCTGGTATGAACAGCTGAAGAGACACAAGTGTGCTGGTGGTCAGTCCTcacagctccacctgcagcaggcggaggagaacagagaggcagagcctccagccagcagctcagctcaacacatggagacagaagctgatggagaggactgtggaggaccaggaccagacagGAACCCACATCCACGTGGACCCTTAGAGCCCGAGGACCAGACTGGAGACTGTTCTGAACCGGAGGTagaaggtggtgatgatgatgactgtaTGTGGAGACCAGAGAACCTCGGGCAGGTTGAAGGTCGTGTGAGCTGTGATGCTGGAAAGAAGCGCGTGTGGTGA
- the LOC139215053 gene encoding uncharacterized protein: protein MIGTAGQDCPSPADVPVKVKQPAGLVPLTSISPKDRSDPHLQMTKTQFLAQLAVSPVVQDTEKASCIDAESSTSDKKRFQKNSILAQLQSHLKTHFQARRADTNPEPHTETHTVSPKRPRLETDAPNDKNTSSELIPVNQTHPGAAEDVTPPGKTTVEPSASSHTRSGLCKDGVKVRTTMHPRKSKSACESTPVPPLRISSGQDDVGSKNKKSMRPNKSSPKKTESTSMSPRRTNSSRDECDTKSGSNPDNTTPSSLRPMKANSSGDGASPKQTRSTSVSPRASGKNGSGPKMSPNEVTPVSTRRCSFTNSFSTEPIRGESDSFSPRRNSKTTDGASTKNTRRGTGSSAVRWPKLAKDGVSPRKTGESSPAKKHRFIQDGTDPKTTLKVLNTQKSVKAVKGKARVKVKSSTQANLRNGAKRSLSAETRAAGRPVKTCTAKGVWAPPRVPASRTAPAGGQRSSISPVKKEARSQNHTLVYPPSVSLHPIPVKAPPIVSPLQPLSVIGRHLLKNQCGECGLVLSSSSALESHVGLHAGLRPFSCTLCGKHFSDSKGLKRHGRVHRNGRIHVCQQCGKGFVYSFGLTKHIQMVHSRIKPFVCQICNKGCFTKQDVEAHIRSHTGEKPFHCNLCDKKFTRRIELNVHLRWHNGEKRHWCPYCGKGFLDFNNLKRHKYIHTGEKPHSCPHCVKNFTQSGHLKKHLKNVHKVQ, encoded by the exons ATGATCGGCACTGCAGGACAGGATTGTCCGTCACCTGCTGACGTACCTGTTAAAGTCAAACAACCGGCTGGCCTCGTACCTTTAACCTCCATCTCACCCAAGGACCGGTCTGATCCTCATTTACAGATGACTAAAACCCAGTTCCTGGCTCAGCTGGCAGTGTCCCCTGTAGTGcaagacacagaaaag GCCTCCTGTATCGATGCTGAGAGCAGCACCAGTGACAAGAAAAGGTTCCAGAAAAATTCCATTTTGGCCCAACTCCAAAGTCACCTGAAAACCCACTTCCAAGCCAGAAGAGCTGACACAAATCcagaaccacacacagagactcacaCTGTAAGTCCTAAAAGACCCAGATTAGAGACTGATGCTccaaatgataaaaacacaagtaGTGAACTTATTCCTGTCAACCAAACACACCCAGGAGCGGCTGAAGACGTGACACCTCcaggaaaaacaacagtagaGCCCTCTGCCAGTAGTCATACGAGATCTGGACTGTGTAAAGATGGTGTTAAAGTCAGGACGACTATGCACCCTAGGAAGTCTAAGTCTGCTTGTGAATCCACACCTGTGCCTCCCTTGAGGATCAGTTCAGGTCAAGATGATGTAGgttccaaaaataaaaagtctatGAGGCCAAATAAAAGTAGCCCTAAGAAGACAGAATCCACTTCAATGAGTCCTAGGAGGACTAATTCAAGTAGAGATGAGTGTGACACTAAAAGTGGTAGTAACCCTGACAATACTACTCCTTCATCGCTCAGACCAATGAAGGCCAATTCAAGTGGAGATGGGGCTAGTCCCAAACAGACTAGATCTACTTCTGTTAGTCCTAGGGCATCAGGTAAAAATGGTAGTGGCCCAAAAATGTCTCCCAATGAAGTGACTCCTGTCAGCACAAGGAGGTGCAGCTTCACTAATAGTTTTAGTACCGAACCGATTAGAGGAGAATCCGATTCCTTCAGTCCTCGGAGGAATAGCAAAACTACTGATGGTGCCAGTACTAAAAACACAAGGCGTGGAACTGGTTCCTCGGCTGTTAGGTGGCCTAAACTGGCTAAAGATGGTGTCAGTCCTAGAAAGACTGGGGAATCCAGCCCTGCTAAGAAACACAGATTCATTCAAGATGGTACCGATCCTAAAACGACTTTAAAAGTTTTGAATACTCAGAAGTCAGTTAAAGCGGTGAAAGGCAAAGCGCGAGTCAAAGTGAAGAGTTCTACCCAAGCAAACCTGCGTAATGGAGCTAAAAGGAGCCTCTCAGCAGAGACACGCGCCGCCGGCCGGCCTGTCAAAACATGCACAGCTAAAGGTGTGTGGGCTCCTCCCAGAGTCCCAGCCAGCAGAACCGCTCCGGCAGGCGGACAGAGGTCATCGATCTCACCCGTAAAGAAAGAGGCAAGATCCCAGAATCATACGCTAGTTTACCCCCCCAGTGTTTCCCTCCACCCCATACCTGTCAAAGCACCACCCATTGTGTCACCGTTACAGCCTTTGTCAGTCATTGGAAGGCATCTGCTCAAGAACCAGTGTGGGGAGTGCGGTCTCGTCCTCAGCAGCAGTTCTGCCCTGGAAAGCCATGTTGGTCTCCACGCAGGTCTCCGGCCTTTCTCGTGCACGCTTTGTGGGAAACACTTCTCAGACTCCAAGGGTCTGAAACGACACGGTCGGGTGCACCGCAACGGCAGGATCCACGTCTGCCAGCAGTGCGGGAAAGGCTTCGTCTACAGCTTTGGTCTCACCAAACACATCCAGATGGTACACAGCAGGATTAAACCTTTTGTCTGCCAGATCTGCAACAAGGGCTGTTTCACAAAACAAGACGTAGAGGCACACATACGGagccacacaggagagaaaccattccACTGCAACCTCTGTGACAAAAAGTTCACAAGGAGGATAGAACTCAATGTGCATTTAAGGTGGCATAATGGGGAGAAGAGACACTGGTGCCCATACTGTGGGAAAGGATTTTTAGACTTCAATAATCTGAAAAGGCACAAGTATATCCACACAGGGGAGAAACCACATTCCTGCCCACACTGCGTCAAGAACTTCACACAGTCAGGCCACCTGAAAAAGCATcttaaaaatgttcataaagTCCAATAA
- the rnmt gene encoding mRNA cap guanine-N(7) methyltransferase, with the protein MELQPGGAVTGGGMKRRHEGDEEEASPTKKQETDHGVTVASHYNRLQEVGLAARSQSRIFFMRNFNNWLKSVLIGEILEQVRGAGSQRVSVLDLGVGKGGDLLKWRRGGISHLVCADIAQVSVEQCQSRYEDMKKKSHANERIFSAQFITADCAKDALSEKLDDPELMFDICSCQFVYHYSFESEQKADMMLRNACERLKPGGFFIGTTPDAFELIKRLEASDSLSFGNEVFKVSFQSKGSYPLFGCQYHFSLEDVVDVPEFLVYFPLFEHMAKRYNMRLVLKQRFSEFFEEKVKKDHHRSLMMKMMALEPFPCEDGGRQASDSPAEYGHAEGPSSRAGVKLPLGTLSASEWEATSIYLVFVFQKMS; encoded by the exons ATGGAGCTTCAGCCGGGGGGGGCAGTAacaggaggagggatgaagaggagacacgagggagacgaggaggaggccTCACCCACCAAGAAGCAG GAGACTGATCACGGCGTGACGGTGGCGAGTCACTACAACAGGCTGCAGGAAGTCGGTCTGGCTGCTCGAAGTCAAAGCAGAATTTTCTTCATGAGGAACTTCAACAACTGGCTGAAGAGCGTCCTGATCG gtgagaTCCTGGAGCAGGTGCGGGGGGCGGGCTCTCAGCGGGTGTCTGTGTTGGACCTTGGCGTCGGGAAAGGGGGGGACCTGctgaagtggaggagaggagggatcaGTCACCTGGTCTGTGCAG atATCGCCCAGGTGTCGGTGGAGCAGTGTCAGAGCCGCTACgaagacatgaagaagaaaagtCACGCTAACGAGAGGATTTTCAGCGCTCAGTTCATCACGGCGGACTGTGCTAAG GACGCTTTGTCGGAGAAGCTGGACGACCCCGAGCTGATGTTTGACATCTGCAGCTGTCAGTTTGTGTATCATTACTCGTTTGAGAGCGAGCAGAAGGCCGACATGATGCTGAGAAACGCCTGCGAGCGCCTGAAGCCCGGAGGGTTCTTCATTGGAACGACGCCGGACGCCTTCGAGCTGAT taAACGTCTGGAGGCGTCGGACTCGCTGTCGTTTGGTAACGAGGTTTTTAAAGTTTCCTTCCAGTCCAAAGGTTCCTACCCTCTGTTTGGGTGTCAGTATCACTTCAGCCTCGAGGACGTTGTCGACGTTCCAGAGTTCCTCGTCTACTTTCCTCTCTTTGAACA catggCGAAGCGGTACAACATGCGTCTGGTGCTGAAGCAGAGATTCTCTGAGTTCTTTGAAGAGAAAGTGAAGAAGGATCATCATCGCAGCctcatgatgaagatgatggctCTAGAG CCGTTTCCCTGTGAGGACGGGGGGCGGCAGGCCAGCGACAGTCCAGCAGAGTACGGCCACGCTGAAGGACCCAGCAGCAGAGCCGGAGTCAAGCTGCCCCTG ggaACCCTGAGTGCATCTGAGTGGGAGGCAACCA GTATCTACTTGGTGTTTGTCTTTCAGAAGATGTCCTGA